In Bacillus thuringiensis, the DNA window ACATCACTGACGCTATCGGCTTATCAGCATTCGCCGTACAAGGGGCATTATATGCTCAAAAACTAAATTTACCCATTAGCGCTACAATCGTAGCAGCTGTTTTAACCGGTATTGGTGGCGGTATTATTCGCGATCTTTTAGCCCGTAGAAGGCCTCTCGTCCTTCGAGCTGAAGTATACGCTTTTTGGACGATTCTAGCAGGCTTCTTAATTGGGGCTCAAATTATTGTTAGCGATTGGGCTCTTTACACCTTATTCATTTTAATTGTTTGCTTCCGCATGCTTTCTATTCATTACAAATGGCATTTACCGCATCGACGCATCGACACAAACGAACGTTCAATGCATAAATAGCAATTCTAACCTCTTTACATATCGTAAAGAGGTTTTTCTTTTCTAACGATTTTTTCTTTCCATAATGTTTATACTAATTTTTAAAGTGAGGTGAATACAAATGACAAACCACGTTAATAAAGGAGCTCAAAAAAGCTCAGTAAACCAATTTGGACACGATCCTAATTCAGCACACGAGAAGAGCGCTAAAATGGAACGTTTCCATAAATCTAACCAAGACAAAGAAAAAAAAGAATAAACGAACATATGCACAAAAAACAGAC includes these proteins:
- a CDS encoding trimeric intracellular cation channel family protein, producing MAWEIFSIIGTIAFALSGAIVAMEEDYDIFGVYILGMATAFGGGALRNLLIGYPIVAFWQQDMLFQIALLSMTIIFLFPNKLIRHWKKWENITDAIGLSAFAVQGALYAQKLNLPISATIVAAVLTGIGGGIIRDLLARRRPLVLRAEVYAFWTILAGFLIGAQIIVSDWALYTLFILIVCFRMLSIHYKWHLPHRRIDTNERSMHK